The following coding sequences are from one Salvia hispanica cultivar TCC Black 2014 chromosome 3, UniMelb_Shisp_WGS_1.0, whole genome shotgun sequence window:
- the LOC125210484 gene encoding probable polyamine transporter At1g31830 encodes MAADAGEKTTAAATAIPANHKASDPTVVGGDGTPPANTKTHTSPNSIHQKARHSESTPTPTEMGGAHNNGDYVGINVTPSPPSNHHSHRKVSMLPLIFLIFYEVSGGPFGIEDSVGAAGPLLALAGFLLFPIIWSIPEALITAEMGTMFPENGGYVVWVSSALGPFWGFQQGWMKWLSGVIDNALYPLLFLDYLKSGIPALGGGVPRVMAVIALTIFLTYINYRGLTIVGWVAVVLGVFSVLPFVVMGLISIPKLEPKRWLVADIHNVDWNLYLNTLFWNLNYWDSISTLAGEVESPKRNLPRALFFALLLVVVGYFFPLLTSAGAIPLDRELWTDGYFSDVAKIIGGAWLSWWIQGAAAVSNMGMFVAEMSGDSFQLLGMAERGMLPEVFARRSRHGTPVVGILFSASGVVLLSWLSFQEIVAAENFLYCFGMILEFIAFVRLRVVAPGVVRPYRIPVGTWGAAAMCVPPTALICVVLGLSSLKVMGVSLVAVALGLVLQPCIKHCEKKKWLRFSTSSSLPDIHRENETLIQ; translated from the exons ATGGCTGCCGACGCCGGAGAAAaaaccaccgccgccgccaccgctaTTCCGGCCAATCACAAAGCATCCGATCCTACCGTTGTTGGCGGCGATGGAACTCCACCTGCAAATACTAAAACACACACCTCTCCAAATTCTATCCACCAG AAAGCAAGGCACAGTGAGAGCACTCCAACCCCAACCGAAATGGGAGGAGCACACAACAACGGCGATTACGTAGGAATCAACGTAACACCTTCCCCTCCATCAAATCATCACAGCCACCGCAAAGTATCAATGCTACCCCTCATTTTCCTCATCTTCTACGAGGTATCAGGTGGCCCCTTCGGCATCGAAGACAGCGTCGGCGCCGCCGGCCCCCTTCTCGCCCTCGCCGGCTTCCTACTCTTCCCAATAATCTGGAGCATCCCTGAAGCTCTAATCACCGCCGAGATGGGCACAATGTTCCCCGAAAACGGCGGCTACGTCGTCTGGGTGTCCTCCGCTTTAGGCCCCTTTTGGGGCTTCCAGCAAGGCTGGATGAAGTGGCTCAGCGGCGTAATCGACAATGCCCTTTACCCtcttttgtttcttgattATCTCAAATCAGGAATCCCTGCATTGGGCGGCGGTGTGCCTAGGGTTATGGCCGTCATTGCCTTGACAATTTTCCTCACCTACATTAATTACAGAGGCTTGACGATTGTGGGATGGGTTGCTGTGGTTCTTGGTGTTTTCTCTGTTCTTCCGTTTGTGGTGATGGGCTTGATTTCAATCCCTAAATTGGAGCCCAAGAGATGGCTGGTTGCTGATATCCACAATGTTGATTGGAATTTGTATCTGAATACTCTGTTTTGGAATCTCAACTATTGGGATTCGATAAGTACGCTTGCTGGTGAGGTCGAGAGCCCGAAAAGGAACCTTCCGAGGGCTCTGTTTTTCGCTCTGCTTCTCGTTGTCGTCGGTTATTTCTTTCCGTTGTTAACGAGCGCGGGAGCGATCCCGTTGGATCGGGAGCTGTGGACCGATGGGTATTTCTCGGATGTGGCTAAGATCATCGGTGGGGCGTGGCTGAGCTGGTGGATACAGGGGGCTGCAGCGGTGTCGAACATGGGGATGTTCGTGGCGGAGATGAGTGGGGACTCGTTCCAGCTGCTGGGGATGGCGGAGAGGGGGATGCTCCCGGAGGTGTTTGCTAGGAGGTCGCGGCACGGGACTCCCGTGGTGGGGATACTGTTCTCGGCTTCGGGGGTGGTTTTGCTGTCGTGGCTGAGCTTTCAGGAGATTGTGGCGGCGGAGAACTTCTTGTATTGCTTTGGGATGATACTGGAGTTTATAGCGTTTGTGAGGCTGAGGGTGGTGGCGCCGGGTGTGGTGCGGCCGTATAGGATCCCGGTGGGGACGTGGGGGGCTGCGGCCATGTGTGTGCCTCCAACCGCGTTGATATGTGTGGTGCTGGGGTTGTCGTCGCTCAAGGTGATGGGCGTGAGCCTTGTGGCGGTTGCGTTGGGGCTGGTGTTGCAGCCGTGTATCAAGCATTGTGAGAAGAAGAAATGGCTTAGATTTTCTACGAGTTCTAGTCTTCCGGATATTCATCGTGAGAATGAGACGTTGATCCAGTGA
- the LOC125216114 gene encoding probable protein phosphatase 2C 75, which translates to MADVAGSQAFYNKSVDSAAARRRRRNQLRRKRRSSEEGPTDQEEEEEDDEGRDLAPGAEAAALERKLVPVPVPVPGALAVAGRQRQMEDAATVWMDLCSPLISGGLPVHYFGVYDGHGGDHFSIMCRQRMHEIFKEELMGEAGYPPPAPAPPGFAVNEDMLKEAWKELIRRVFKRTEKLALDTCSCGSQAFRCSCDRDAISYSGTTAVSVLITEHHIVVGHCGDSRAVLYSARHIIPLSYDHKPWRPDERARIQASGGQVVTTDTERVEGVLAMSRAIGDVFLKPSVISEPDMSITKRNHEEDEFVIVASDGLWDVVPMPIAGRVVHQCLSEPPGGGPRVSEYEINTNNGALLTSRGACAAAVLTRLALGRNSIDNIAVVVIDLQGMGVGDKP; encoded by the exons ATGGCCGACGTCGCTGGCTCTCAGGCCTTCTACAACAAGTCCGTCGACAGCGCCGCCGCCCGCAGGAGGCGTAGGAACCAGCTccggaggaagaggaggagctCCGAGGAGGGGCCGACGGAccaggaggaggaggaagaggacgACGAGGGGCGGGATCTGGCCCCGGGGGCAGAGGCCGCCGCGTTGGAGAGGAAGCTTGTTCCTGTGCCTGTTCCTGTCCCCGGGGCCTTGGCCGTTGCCGGCCGCCAGCGCCAGATGGAGGACGCCGCCACTGTGTGGATGGACCTTTGCTCCCCGCTCATCTCCGGCGGCCTCCCCGTGCACTACTTTGGGGTTTACGACGGCCATGGTGGAGACCAT TTCTCTATAATGTGCAGGCAGAGGATGCATGAGATCTTCAAGGAGGAGCTGATGGGAGAGGCTGGGTACCCACCTCCGGCGCCGGCGCCGCCGGGGTTTGCAGTGAATGAGGACATGCTGAAGGAGGCATGGAAGGAGTTGATAAGGCGCGTTTTCAAGAGGACTGAGAAGTTGGCGCTGGATACATGCAGCTGCGGAAGCCAGGCCTTCCGATGCAGCTGCGACCGCGACGCCATCTCCTACTCGGGCACCACCGCCGTCTCGGTGCTCATCACCGAGCACCACATCGTGGTGGGGCACTGCGGAGACTCACGCGCCGTCCTCTACAGCGCCCGCCACATCATCCCCCTCTCCTACGACCACAAG CCATGGAGGCCTGATGAAAGGGCAAGGATTCAAGCCAGCGGTGGACAGGTTGTCACCACTGATACTGAAAGAGTTGAAGGAGTTTTAGCAATGTCTCGAGCAATAg GAGATGTGTTTCTGAAGCCATCTGTGATATCTGAGCCAGACATGTCCATCACAAAAAGGAAccatgaagaagatgaatttGTGATAGTGGCAAGTGATGGGCTGTGGGACGTGGTCCCGATGCCGATTGCCGGGCGAGTGGTGCACCAGTGTCTGAGTGAGCCGCCCGGAGGTGGCCCTCGCGTGTCTGAGTACGAAATTAATACCAATAATGGAGCGCTGCTCACTTCCCGGGGCGCGTGTGCAGCGGCTGTGCTCACGCGCCTCGCCTTGGGTAGGAATAGCATCGACAACATCGCCGTCGTGGTGATTGATCTCCAGGGGATGGGTGTGGGTGATAAGCCCTAG